One window of Tenacibaculum maritimum NCIMB 2154 genomic DNA carries:
- a CDS encoding deoxycytidylate deaminase — MDEKKIKFAKAYLRMAHEWAKLSHCDRKQVGALIVKNRMIISDGFNGTPSGFENFCEDEDGYTKWYVLHAEANAILKVASSTQSCKGATLYITLSPCKECSKLIHQSGIKTVVYADKYKDTSGLDFLQKAGVELIHLPNE; from the coding sequence ATGGATGAAAAAAAAATAAAATTTGCCAAAGCTTATTTAAGAATGGCTCATGAATGGGCTAAATTATCACATTGCGATCGCAAACAGGTTGGTGCCTTAATTGTAAAAAACAGAATGATCATTTCAGATGGCTTTAATGGAACTCCTTCTGGATTTGAGAATTTTTGCGAAGACGAGGATGGTTATACAAAATGGTATGTTTTACATGCAGAAGCAAATGCCATCTTAAAGGTAGCTTCATCTACACAATCTTGTAAAGGAGCTACTTTATACATTACCCTGTCACCTTGCAAAGAATGTAGCAAACTTATTCATCAATCTGGCATAAAAACTGTTGTTTATGCTGATAAATACAAAGATACTTCTGGCCTTGACTTTTTACAAAAAGCAGGTGTAGAACTGATTCACTTACCCAATGAATAA
- a CDS encoding Lrp/AsnC ligand binding domain-containing protein: MQKKLKIDGIDKIIIKKLVKDARTPILSIAREVGISGAAIHQRLKKLEESDLIDGFKMTLNPKALGYTTTAFVGVFLDSSSLYSSAIKRLKEIPEVVESHYTTGNYAIFIKIMCKNNEDLMHLLNKDIQNIKGVSRTETFISLDQQIDRQIKI, encoded by the coding sequence ATGCAAAAAAAACTAAAAATTGACGGTATTGACAAAATTATTATTAAAAAATTAGTAAAAGATGCTCGTACGCCAATTTTAAGCATTGCACGAGAAGTAGGTATTTCTGGCGCTGCAATTCACCAACGATTAAAGAAGCTTGAAGAATCAGACTTAATTGATGGCTTCAAAATGACACTTAACCCAAAAGCTTTAGGCTATACTACGACTGCTTTTGTGGGTGTTTTTTTAGATTCTTCTAGCTTATACTCTTCTGCTATAAAACGTTTAAAAGAAATTCCAGAAGTCGTAGAAAGTCATTATACCACTGGTAATTATGCCATTTTCATAAAAATAATGTGTAAAAATAACGAAGACTTGATGCATTTATTAAATAAAGACATTCAAAATATAAAAGGAGTTTCAAGAACAGAAACTTTTATCTCTTTAGATCAACAAATTGATAGACAAATAAAAATTTAA
- a CDS encoding HupE/UreJ family protein: MNEFILYFKMGLFHVLDIKAYDHILFLIVLACVYIFKQWPKVLWLITLFTIGHSITLALSAYGILNINAPLVEFLIPFTIFVTGLMNILTAKKASQGKENQNLFFALFFGLIHGLGFSNYFKIMIGKNNDKFFPLLEFALGVEAAQIIIVLLILLIGAVFQSVFTVSRRDWILVASSIVVGFAAQMMVDRIFW; this comes from the coding sequence ATGAACGAATTTATTCTTTACTTCAAAATGGGCTTATTTCACGTATTGGACATTAAAGCCTATGATCATATCTTATTTTTAATTGTTTTAGCTTGTGTTTACATCTTCAAACAATGGCCGAAAGTCTTATGGTTAATCACATTATTTACCATTGGTCATTCTATTACCTTAGCTCTATCTGCTTATGGCATTTTGAATATTAATGCTCCATTAGTTGAATTTCTAATTCCTTTTACCATTTTTGTTACTGGACTTATGAATATACTTACTGCTAAAAAAGCTTCACAAGGTAAAGAGAATCAAAACTTATTCTTTGCTCTTTTTTTTGGATTGATCCATGGGCTTGGTTTTTCTAATTATTTTAAAATAATGATTGGCAAAAATAACGATAAATTCTTCCCTTTGCTTGAGTTTGCCCTAGGTGTTGAGGCTGCTCAAATTATTATCGTACTACTAATTTTATTGATTGGAGCGGTCTTCCAATCTGTTTTTACCGTTAGTCGAAGAGATTGGATTTTAGTTGCATCATCTATCGTTGTTGGTTTTGCAGCTCAAATGATGGTAGATCGCATCTTTTGGTAA
- a CDS encoding GH3 auxin-responsive promoter family protein produces the protein MSIKSKLAIPFARQVKKQVYKWAYSPHKTQEKVFQYLISKAKKTAFGKDHNFSKIKTYEDFKKYVPIHDYEGLRSYVDRVVQGEKDVLWKGKPLYFAKTSGTTSGAKYIPISKESMPTHIKSARNALLFYIAETNNASFVNGKMIFLQGSPILEDKNGVKLGRLSGIAAHYVPNYLLKNRLPSWKTNCIEDWDTKVNAIVEETIHENMSVISGIPSWVQMYFEKLIERTGKTVSELFPNFNFFIYGGVNFEPYKNKFETLIGKKIDYIELYPASEGFIAYQDSQKEKGMLLQLNSGIFYEFIPATEFFEENPTRISLKEVVLGVNYVIILNTSAGLWGYNIGDTVEFTTLNPYRIKVTGRIKHFISAFGEHVIGKEVEKALNDAIKGTEITVSEFTVAPQVNPEKGLPYHEWFIEFENDPENLEELAVKIDMSMQEQNVYYFDLIEGKVLRSLIIRKVKKGGFHEYMKSIGKFGGQNKIPQLSDNRKIAEVLQNFLLI, from the coding sequence ATGAGTATTAAATCGAAATTAGCGATTCCTTTTGCTAGGCAAGTTAAAAAACAAGTGTATAAATGGGCATATAGTCCTCATAAAACACAAGAGAAAGTTTTTCAATACTTAATAAGCAAAGCAAAAAAGACAGCTTTTGGAAAGGATCATAATTTTAGTAAGATAAAAACATATGAAGATTTTAAAAAATATGTTCCTATTCATGATTATGAAGGCTTGCGGTCTTATGTAGATCGGGTTGTTCAAGGAGAAAAAGATGTGCTATGGAAAGGGAAGCCACTATATTTTGCAAAAACATCTGGAACAACTTCTGGAGCAAAATACATTCCAATTAGTAAAGAATCAATGCCTACGCATATTAAATCTGCGCGGAATGCATTGTTGTTTTATATAGCGGAAACGAATAATGCTAGTTTCGTAAATGGCAAGATGATTTTTTTGCAAGGAAGTCCTATTTTAGAAGATAAAAATGGAGTGAAATTGGGGCGTTTGAGTGGCATTGCAGCCCACTATGTTCCTAATTATTTATTAAAGAATAGATTACCTAGTTGGAAAACCAATTGCATTGAAGATTGGGACACTAAGGTAAACGCGATTGTAGAAGAAACAATCCATGAAAATATGTCGGTAATCAGCGGTATTCCATCTTGGGTACAGATGTATTTTGAAAAATTAATTGAAAGGACAGGTAAAACAGTTTCAGAACTATTTCCTAATTTTAATTTCTTTATTTACGGAGGCGTTAATTTTGAGCCGTATAAGAATAAATTTGAAACACTAATTGGTAAAAAGATTGATTATATAGAATTGTACCCTGCTTCAGAAGGGTTTATTGCTTATCAAGATTCTCAGAAGGAGAAGGGAATGTTATTGCAGTTAAATTCTGGAATATTTTATGAGTTTATCCCAGCGACAGAGTTTTTCGAAGAAAACCCAACGAGAATATCGTTAAAAGAGGTTGTACTAGGAGTTAATTATGTGATTATATTGAATACATCTGCGGGTTTGTGGGGGTATAATATTGGTGATACTGTTGAATTTACAACATTGAACCCGTATAGGATTAAGGTGACAGGTAGAATAAAACATTTTATTTCTGCTTTTGGTGAACATGTAATAGGTAAGGAGGTAGAAAAAGCACTAAATGATGCTATTAAGGGAACCGAAATTACGGTCAGTGAATTTACAGTTGCACCGCAGGTAAATCCAGAGAAAGGATTGCCTTACCATGAGTGGTTTATTGAGTTTGAGAATGATCCAGAAAATTTGGAAGAATTAGCAGTTAAGATAGATATGTCTATGCAGGAACAAAATGTGTATTATTTTGATTTGATAGAAGGAAAAGTTTTACGTTCGTTAATTATTAGAAAGGTGAAAAAAGGAGGCTTTCACGAATATATGAAATCTATAGGGAAGTTTGGAGGGCAAAATAAAATTCCACAATTGTCAGATAACCGTAAAATAGCAGAAGTGCTGCAAAACTTTTTATTAATATAA
- a CDS encoding BrxA/BrxB family bacilliredoxin — MYPEELVKPMRDELINAGFEALYTAEDVDKALAKEGTTLVMVNSVCGCAAGTARPGAIASLGADKSPTNLTTVFAGVEKESTAKAREYMVPFPPSSPAIALFKDGNLVHMLERHHIEGRSAQAIAQNLAQAYNEFC, encoded by the coding sequence ATGTATCCAGAAGAATTAGTAAAACCAATGCGAGATGAATTAATTAACGCAGGTTTTGAAGCTTTATATACTGCTGAAGATGTTGACAAAGCTTTAGCAAAAGAAGGAACGACTTTAGTCATGGTAAATTCTGTCTGCGGCTGTGCGGCTGGAACCGCAAGACCCGGTGCGATTGCTTCATTAGGTGCAGATAAATCCCCAACAAATCTGACTACAGTTTTTGCTGGGGTTGAAAAAGAGTCTACGGCTAAAGCTAGAGAGTATATGGTCCCTTTCCCTCCTTCATCACCAGCAATTGCGTTATTTAAAGACGGTAATTTAGTTCATATGCTAGAACGCCACCATATTGAGGGGCGCTCTGCACAAGCAATTGCTCAAAATTTAGCACAAGCGTATAATGAATTTTGCTAA
- a CDS encoding S41 family peptidase, with product MNKNNLPIYLSIAIVIGILIGYLLNLGQGNNLAFSPKSSKEIKIKRLIDYIQHDYVDTINTDSLLDDAITNMLEKLDPHSVYIPKENLQAVTENMQGNFVGIGVQFRMNQDSIMVIHPIKNGPSIKAGIKAGDRILLANKDTLYGKGLRSNQILNVLKGNPNTNITLQIYRKTIDSLFEVEIQRGKVNIKSVDVAYMLNDSIGYIKLDRFARNTYKEFKNALNSLLNKGMTDLVLDLRGNGGGFIDIANQIVDEFLEDGKLIVFTKNNKGRIHKSFATEKGDFENGGLYVLIDQNSASASEIVAGALQDNDKGTIIGRRSFGKGLVQEEMELGDGSAVRLTTARYYTPTGRSIQKQYKSKNNLNIKGFANTIEYSNDIQERYENGELFHKDSIKIIDSLKFTTPKGKIVYGGGGIVPDVFIPIDTTNYIQNIYFRPINEFTFDYVDRNRKELSKLSIEDFIQNFDHDNSVSTLFVSKLGATVLSPKLKRQLKKHLKTLVASELFSDEGLYRVNQLDDKMIQKVFTLEAEKSKKKKKPIEKKEAP from the coding sequence ATGAATAAAAACAATTTACCCATATACTTATCTATCGCAATTGTTATAGGTATTTTAATTGGATATCTTTTGAACTTAGGGCAAGGAAATAACTTAGCCTTCAGTCCAAAGTCTTCAAAAGAAATCAAAATAAAGCGCTTAATAGATTACATACAACACGATTATGTTGATACAATAAATACGGATAGCTTGCTTGATGATGCTATTACTAACATGTTAGAAAAGCTTGATCCTCATTCAGTATATATTCCTAAGGAAAATTTACAAGCTGTTACTGAAAATATGCAAGGAAATTTTGTTGGAATAGGTGTTCAATTTCGAATGAATCAAGATTCTATTATGGTTATTCATCCTATAAAAAACGGCCCCAGTATTAAAGCGGGTATCAAAGCTGGAGATAGAATTTTGCTCGCAAACAAAGATACTTTATACGGAAAAGGATTACGTAGCAATCAAATTCTTAATGTTTTAAAAGGGAATCCTAATACTAACATAACACTTCAAATTTATAGAAAAACAATAGACAGTTTATTTGAAGTTGAAATACAAAGAGGTAAAGTGAATATTAAAAGTGTTGACGTTGCTTATATGCTTAATGATTCTATTGGTTATATTAAGTTAGATCGCTTTGCTAGAAATACTTATAAAGAGTTTAAAAATGCTTTAAATTCTCTTTTAAATAAGGGAATGACTGACTTAGTTTTAGATTTAAGAGGAAACGGGGGGGGATTTATTGATATTGCAAATCAAATTGTTGATGAATTTTTAGAAGATGGTAAACTTATCGTCTTTACTAAAAACAACAAAGGTCGTATTCATAAATCTTTTGCTACCGAAAAAGGCGACTTCGAAAACGGGGGACTATATGTTTTGATTGATCAAAATTCTGCTTCCGCTTCAGAGATCGTTGCTGGAGCACTTCAAGATAATGATAAGGGAACTATTATTGGCCGACGTTCTTTTGGTAAAGGACTGGTTCAAGAGGAAATGGAGCTAGGTGATGGATCTGCTGTTAGGTTAACTACTGCTAGGTATTATACCCCTACTGGTCGTTCCATTCAAAAGCAATACAAATCCAAAAACAATTTAAATATAAAAGGGTTTGCTAATACTATTGAGTACAGTAACGATATTCAAGAACGATATGAAAATGGCGAATTGTTTCATAAAGATAGTATTAAGATCATAGATAGCTTAAAGTTCACTACTCCTAAGGGAAAAATAGTGTATGGAGGAGGCGGAATTGTTCCTGATGTATTTATTCCTATCGATACTACAAATTATATTCAAAATATTTATTTCCGCCCTATTAATGAATTTACATTCGATTATGTAGATCGTAATAGAAAAGAACTTTCAAAGCTATCTATTGAAGACTTTATACAAAATTTTGATCATGATAATAGTGTTTCTACCCTATTCGTTTCAAAACTAGGAGCTACAGTGCTTTCTCCTAAGCTAAAGAGACAGTTAAAAAAACATCTTAAAACGTTAGTTGCTTCGGAGTTATTTAGTGATGAAGGACTGTATCGAGTCAATCAATTAGACGATAAAATGATCCAAAAAGTTTTTACGCTCGAAGCTGAAAAATCAAAGAAGAAAAAGAAGCCTATCGAAAAAAAAGAAGCCCCTTAA
- a CDS encoding TerB family tellurite resistance protein: MGSFTKWLGAGLGFTLGGPIGAIVGYAIGSFVNGLTLEDFEKEKEEYRSNSRGRQVVDTESGDFEISLLVLASVVIKADGEIDKTELDYVRLYFVKMYGKERANKAFRLFNGIIKKQVSTRQVCLQIRQHMPHSSRLQLIHFLFGIAKSDGMVSESEVEEIRKISNYLYVNKYDFESIKAMFYDASGNAYKILEITKAATNDEVKRAYRKMAKKYHPDKVQSLGKEHLEGAKEKFQKIQSAYDAIKKERGIF, translated from the coding sequence ATGGGAAGTTTTACAAAGTGGTTAGGTGCAGGATTGGGATTTACACTTGGAGGCCCAATAGGAGCAATAGTAGGTTATGCAATAGGTAGTTTTGTAAATGGACTTACTTTAGAAGATTTTGAAAAAGAGAAAGAAGAATATAGATCTAATTCAAGAGGAAGGCAAGTTGTAGATACGGAGTCTGGTGATTTTGAAATAAGTTTATTAGTATTAGCTTCTGTAGTTATAAAGGCAGATGGCGAGATAGATAAGACAGAACTAGATTATGTTCGTTTGTATTTTGTAAAGATGTATGGTAAAGAGCGTGCGAACAAAGCATTTAGGTTATTTAATGGAATTATTAAAAAACAAGTTTCAACCCGTCAAGTTTGTTTGCAAATAAGACAGCATATGCCACATTCTTCGCGCTTGCAGTTGATTCATTTTTTATTTGGCATAGCAAAGTCAGATGGAATGGTTTCTGAATCAGAGGTGGAGGAGATACGTAAAATATCAAATTACTTATATGTTAATAAATATGATTTTGAATCGATAAAAGCAATGTTTTACGATGCTTCTGGTAATGCATATAAAATTCTGGAAATAACAAAGGCGGCAACTAATGACGAGGTGAAAAGAGCGTATAGGAAAATGGCAAAGAAATACCACCCAGATAAAGTACAAAGTTTAGGAAAAGAGCATTTAGAAGGAGCTAAAGAGAAATTTCAGAAAATACAATCTGCCTACGATGCTATCAAAAAAGAAAGAGGGATATTTTAA